One Tolypothrix sp. NIES-4075 DNA segment encodes these proteins:
- a CDS encoding ParB/RepB/Spo0J family partition protein has translation MTASRRSLKDFVFGDEPQAQPSGQQIVPLTAITLPTSQPRRYFDPQKLQELTNSVREHGILEPLLVRPLPDNEGKYELVAGERRYRAAVASGLSEVPVTIRTLSDSEALQLSLIENLQREDLNPVEETEGILQLLSFKLEMDVSEVVARLYRMRNEASGIVSQNVLTNSEGETIQSLFDSLGLVSWESFITTRLPLLKLPEEIKEALRSGSIAYTKAQVIARVKDQDLRQALLEEAIASDLSLTQIKEKIAAINCPKTSDKGENATLKSRVDTTYSLLKKSKIWNDPQKQKHLEQLLAQIETLLTNK, from the coding sequence ATGACCGCATCAAGGCGTAGTTTAAAGGATTTTGTTTTCGGGGATGAACCCCAGGCACAACCGTCAGGTCAACAGATAGTGCCGCTGACTGCCATTACTCTACCAACGAGTCAGCCCCGACGTTACTTCGATCCTCAAAAGCTTCAGGAACTGACGAATTCAGTCCGCGAGCATGGTATTTTAGAGCCACTACTGGTACGCCCACTGCCCGACAATGAAGGCAAGTATGAGCTAGTGGCTGGAGAAAGACGCTACCGAGCAGCTGTTGCCTCTGGGTTAAGTGAAGTTCCTGTGACCATTCGCACCCTCAGTGACTCTGAAGCACTACAACTTTCCCTTATAGAAAACTTACAACGGGAAGACCTGAACCCAGTTGAGGAAACGGAAGGGATTTTGCAACTGCTGTCATTCAAGTTAGAAATGGATGTTTCTGAAGTAGTGGCACGATTGTACCGGATGAGAAATGAAGCCAGCGGCATAGTTAGTCAAAACGTTTTGACTAACTCCGAAGGTGAAACTATTCAGTCCTTGTTTGACTCACTAGGTCTAGTTAGCTGGGAATCTTTTATTACCACTCGTCTTCCTCTGCTTAAATTGCCAGAGGAAATTAAAGAAGCTCTACGAAGCGGATCAATAGCTTATACCAAAGCTCAGGTTATTGCCAGGGTAAAAGACCAAGATTTACGTCAAGCTTTATTAGAGGAAGCGATCGCTTCTGACTTGTCGTTAACTCAAATTAAGGAAAAAATAGCCGCTATTAACTGCCCTAAAACCAGCGATAAAGGAGAAAATGCAACGCTCAAAAGTCGAGTGGATACAACTTATAGTCTTTTAAAAAAATCAAAGATTTGGAATGACCCGCAGAAGCAAAAACACCTAGAGCAGCTACTAGCGCAGATAGAAACACTCCTGACCAATAAATGA
- a CDS encoding ParA family protein encodes MIVSFTNQKGGVGKSTAAVHMTYWLNQRGSALLVDSDAQQSSSTWLKNLNLPYQIISDPEELFEILPALAQQHSAIVIDGPGSLSEVTKAILARSDLALVPCQPSGLDLHSSSKILRFIRHAQELRGGMPKAAMFLSRATKGTVLLQESREVLKGNPFPLLSTTIYQRQCLADAPGQEKTVFQMSGAAAKEAAKDYEFLFKESLEVLNDRIKA; translated from the coding sequence ATGATTGTATCCTTCACAAATCAAAAGGGAGGGGTCGGCAAATCAACGGCTGCTGTTCATATGACCTACTGGCTTAACCAGCGGGGATCAGCACTGTTAGTTGATTCCGATGCTCAACAAAGTAGTTCCACCTGGCTCAAAAACTTGAATCTACCCTACCAAATAATCAGCGATCCAGAAGAGTTATTTGAAATCCTGCCAGCGCTCGCTCAACAACACTCAGCCATAGTCATTGACGGGCCAGGTAGTCTCAGCGAAGTGACCAAAGCAATACTCGCTCGCTCTGACCTGGCACTTGTGCCGTGTCAACCTTCTGGTCTTGACCTCCATAGCAGCAGCAAGATTCTCAGGTTTATTCGGCACGCTCAGGAATTGAGAGGAGGAATGCCCAAAGCAGCTATGTTCCTCAGCCGCGCTACTAAGGGGACTGTGTTATTACAGGAGTCCAGAGAAGTTCTCAAGGGAAATCCATTCCCCCTCCTCTCCACCACAATTTATCAGCGCCAATGTCTTGCTGATGCCCCAGGACAGGAGAAAACTGTTTTTCAAATGTCAGGAGCAGCAGCCAAAGAGGCAGCTAAAGATTACGAGTTCCTGTTCAAAGAATCTCTGGAGGTTCTCAATGACCGCATCAAGGCGTAG
- the holA gene encoding DNA polymerase III subunit delta: MITLLIGDDQYAIKKKLTSFKSALDPAWTTFNYHRFPQSSLSDAIDCTLTIPFGTLKTKLIVVEDCNFKQFDDDMLKTLSLLPQIPDFSHLVFVAPSFDKRLKVSKLLISHAKLLELMLIPPWRTDLIAQSISSQAKSLKLLLDSNTVDYLAQAIGNDLTRAESELQKLAIYGEGRRLTNAEVQTLVPSQTQSSLQLAEAIRENNLRKAMTLLDELLLRAEFPLVICATLSTQFRTWLWVKAAICASQQRFAIVSGVKLDNEIAKVCQIANPKRVYFLKKEVAATSELALAQAVTLLLELEVSLKQGAKADFMLSSILTIARLFQPIQSI, translated from the coding sequence ATGATTACACTGCTAATCGGCGACGATCAATACGCTATCAAAAAAAAACTTACGTCTTTCAAAAGCGCTCTCGACCCAGCTTGGACGACCTTTAACTACCACCGATTTCCTCAATCGTCCCTCAGTGATGCTATTGACTGCACTTTGACGATCCCGTTCGGCACTTTAAAAACAAAGTTAATTGTCGTAGAAGATTGCAACTTCAAGCAATTTGACGACGACATGCTGAAAACTCTCAGCCTTCTTCCACAAATACCGGACTTCTCCCACTTGGTGTTTGTTGCACCGTCCTTTGACAAGCGGTTGAAGGTTTCCAAATTGTTAATTTCACATGCCAAGCTTTTGGAATTGATGCTGATCCCGCCGTGGCGCACCGATTTAATTGCTCAGTCTATATCGTCACAAGCTAAGTCCCTAAAGCTGCTGCTCGACAGTAACACAGTTGACTATTTGGCTCAAGCTATTGGGAATGATTTAACCCGTGCAGAATCGGAATTGCAAAAACTCGCCATCTATGGAGAAGGTCGCCGCCTTACCAATGCCGAAGTGCAGACGCTGGTTCCATCACAGACTCAAAGCAGCCTCCAGTTAGCCGAAGCCATCCGAGAAAACAATCTTAGAAAGGCAATGACTCTGCTCGATGAACTTCTTTTGCGTGCCGAATTCCCACTAGTGATTTGTGCAACGCTCTCCACTCAGTTCCGAACGTGGCTTTGGGTTAAAGCAGCGATCTGCGCTTCGCAGCAGCGCTTCGCTATCGTTTCTGGAGTTAAACTTGACAATGAAATAGCCAAAGTCTGTCAAATTGCCAATCCAAAGCGAGTTTATTTTCTCAAAAAAGAAGTGGCAGCGACATCTGAATTAGCTCTCGCTCAAGCTGTAACATTACTGCTTGAGTTGGAAGTGTCCCTCAAACAGGGAGCAAAAGCAGATTTTATGCTGTCCTCAATACTTACAATTGCACGATTATTTCAACCAATCCAATCGATATAG